In Brevibacillus brevis NBRC 100599, a single genomic region encodes these proteins:
- a CDS encoding SMI1/KNR4 family protein — protein MNIKEIIDEIKGFDNCIIHPSLGLPKIEYPHILPDDVKEFYELCGGIEFFKDEDFGVDIVSPKKFELANPVIVKELCEYDISSNWFIIADDRNGDYLTIDLHKDRLGKCYDSHWDCHAIAGSCAIIAKSFTDLLNRLIETKGEGTTWYWYEEDFESLGDAYDGTDLD, from the coding sequence ATGAATATCAAGGAAATTATCGACGAAATAAAAGGTTTTGATAATTGCATTATACATCCATCTCTAGGTTTACCTAAGATTGAATACCCGCACATATTACCAGATGACGTGAAAGAGTTCTATGAACTTTGCGGGGGAATTGAATTCTTTAAAGATGAAGATTTTGGTGTAGACATTGTATCTCCAAAAAAATTCGAATTAGCAAATCCCGTTATAGTAAAAGAGTTATGTGAATATGATATCTCTTCTAATTGGTTTATCATAGCCGATGATAGAAATGGAGACTATCTAACAATTGATCTTCATAAAGATAGATTAGGTAAATGTTATGACAGTCATTGGGATTGTCATGCTATTGCAGGTAGTTGTGCGATTATAGCCAAATCATTTACGGACTTACTGAATAGGCTTATAGAAACAAAAGGTGAAGGCACAACATGGTATTGGTATGAAGAGGATTTTGAGTCTCTTGGAGATGCTTATGATGGTACCGATTTAGATTAA
- a CDS encoding CbrC family protein gives MNNLPIFKYQPKAYDVGVFKKVPAQNCSICNKETDYIYTGPFYSIDEVDNVCPWCIYEGTVTKQYNGVLQAAVEYKDKLLSVTYDDESNEYLYFIGYDEVEPFQDDKLEELLFRTPGYISWQEPQWLSHCDEFCAYIGYVNKSELSAMKIDLRDEELFAIKENYGIDTLDQVSEDSGIHLFQCLTFGQHRIHIDHT, from the coding sequence ATGAATAACCTACCAATATTTAAGTATCAACCAAAAGCGTACGATGTTGGAGTCTTCAAAAAGGTACCTGCACAAAATTGCAGTATTTGTAATAAAGAAACAGATTATATTTACACGGGACCATTTTATTCAATAGACGAAGTCGACAATGTTTGTCCCTGGTGCATTTATGAAGGAACTGTTACTAAGCAATATAATGGTGTCCTACAGGCAGCAGTAGAATATAAGGATAAGTTGTTGTCTGTGACTTATGATGATGAATCGAATGAGTATTTGTATTTTATAGGATACGATGAAGTCGAACCGTTTCAAGATGATAAACTAGAGGAGTTACTTTTTCGTACCCCTGGTTACATTTCATGGCAGGAACCACAATGGCTAAGCCACTGCGATGAATTTTGTGCTTATATTGGATACGTGAATAAAAGTGAGCTATCAGCAATGAAGATAGATTTACGAGATGAAGAATTGTTTGCAATAAAGGAAAACTATGGTATTGATACTTTGGACCAAGTAAGTGAGGATTCAGGAATACATTTGTTTCAGTGTCTTACATTCGGACAACATAGAATTCACATTGATCACACATAA
- a CDS encoding contractile injection system protein, VgrG/Pvc8 family — MSNRTLTYGDIQVSPYEFTHLQTMKVVKKMNEHARLTLTGIISEERKDSYVNQTNAQTLISVALADESGKPKTWFQGIVLRVHVKAVRGIYYLSLEAISHTYLLDVKTRKRSFQNPAMTYAGLVKTVLSGYGKADFIDSVTNGKALNTFVMQYEETDWQFLKRMASRFYTGLIPTTAFDIPKFYFGLPKGQDKGKLAVSHYTVHKRVGDYQSDAENKVPGIDDQDYTVYEVQSERVLEVGNEVNFKSRPLVVGEAVTEVKEGIVTHTYKLYPRLGLARKKQYNHAIIGASIQGRVLQVQKDNVRAKLDMDDQQDQSTAYWFPYSTIYASEDQTGWYVMPELNDQIRIYFPSKKEEDGIAISSVLKEIPDDDKPAPKKQATPKSNAGGGGGGGGDRMKDPAVKTFRTKYGKEIVLAPDKIVITTGDMSITISDTSGIDIKSSQNVNITADKDMKLSASSLHISADKIELSGKGNTIKLEDKIELKGSEIKMN, encoded by the coding sequence ATGAGCAATCGAACACTCACTTATGGAGATATACAAGTTTCGCCCTACGAATTTACTCATTTGCAAACGATGAAAGTCGTGAAAAAGATGAACGAGCATGCGCGACTGACGCTCACAGGGATTATTTCTGAAGAGCGAAAAGATAGCTACGTGAACCAGACAAATGCGCAAACACTGATCAGCGTGGCACTGGCGGATGAATCGGGCAAGCCGAAAACATGGTTCCAGGGCATCGTTTTGCGCGTCCATGTCAAAGCGGTTCGCGGTATTTATTACTTGTCGCTGGAGGCTATTTCTCATACGTATTTGTTGGATGTCAAAACGAGAAAGCGTTCGTTTCAAAACCCGGCGATGACTTATGCGGGGCTCGTGAAAACGGTGCTGTCCGGGTACGGCAAAGCTGACTTTATTGACTCTGTTACCAACGGCAAAGCTTTGAATACGTTTGTGATGCAATATGAAGAAACCGATTGGCAGTTCCTGAAGAGGATGGCATCGCGTTTTTATACAGGTTTGATCCCGACAACAGCTTTTGACATTCCCAAGTTTTATTTCGGTTTGCCAAAAGGTCAAGATAAAGGAAAGCTTGCGGTTAGTCATTATACGGTGCACAAGCGTGTCGGGGATTACCAGAGTGATGCGGAGAACAAGGTTCCGGGAATCGATGACCAGGACTATACCGTTTATGAAGTGCAGAGTGAACGAGTGCTGGAGGTCGGCAATGAGGTGAACTTCAAGTCCAGACCACTTGTCGTCGGAGAAGCGGTCACGGAGGTGAAGGAAGGCATTGTCACGCACACATACAAGCTTTATCCACGGCTAGGTCTGGCGCGTAAAAAGCAGTATAACCATGCCATCATCGGGGCATCCATCCAGGGCCGGGTGTTGCAAGTCCAGAAGGATAATGTGCGGGCCAAGCTGGACATGGATGATCAGCAGGATCAGAGCACGGCATATTGGTTCCCTTACTCCACCATTTATGCCTCGGAGGATCAAACCGGATGGTATGTCATGCCAGAGCTGAACGACCAGATTCGGATTTATTTCCCGAGCAAAAAAGAAGAGGACGGTATCGCGATCAGCTCTGTTCTCAAGGAAATCCCAGACGACGACAAGCCAGCTCCCAAAAAGCAAGCCACACCGAAAAGCAATGCAGGTGGAGGTGGCGGTGGCGGGGGAGACCGGATGAAGGACCCTGCTGTAAAGACGTTTCGTACCAAATATGGCAAGGAAATCGTGCTAGCTCCTGACAAAATTGTGATCACGACAGGAGATATGTCGATCACGATCAGTGATACGAGTGGAATCGATATCAAGAGTAGCCAGAACGTGAATATAACAGCGGATAAGGACATGAAGCTATCAGCATCTTCTCTTCATATTAGTGCGGATAAAATCGAGCTGAGTGGAAAAGGAAATACGATCAAACTGGAAGACAAGATCGAGCTGAAAGGTTCGGAAATCAAGATGAACTAG
- a CDS encoding DUF7660 family protein — translation MDILERAGTVESREDMVQFISHLIKDYQQNKKEWANMSLEEFLSGMESWIEDCDNMLADLEGVDWNLFATILIAGSRYE, via the coding sequence ATGGATATTCTAGAGAGAGCGGGTACGGTTGAGAGTAGAGAGGATATGGTTCAATTCATTTCTCATTTGATTAAGGATTATCAGCAAAATAAAAAAGAGTGGGCGAATATGTCTCTGGAAGAGTTCCTAAGTGGGATGGAATCATGGATTGAGGATTGTGATAATATGTTAGCTGATCTTGAAGGGGTAGACTGGAATTTGTTTGCTACCATTTTAATTGCAGGAAGCCGTTATGAGTAA